In Lolium rigidum isolate FL_2022 chromosome 3, APGP_CSIRO_Lrig_0.1, whole genome shotgun sequence, the genomic window TTCAATAGATTTCAGTTCCATTGCAGTCTATAGGAGTTAGGAGAGAAAAGCTATAGGAAAAAAAATACACACTCCGAGCCAAGCCAGAAATTGCTAAAATTTACCAAAGATAAAATCCCCATGCTCTGGGCAGCCTCCCTGGGTACCTGGGGTCTGTCTCAGAACAGTTTATTTAATTCCTGAAGTTCTGCTAGTTTTGATACAAGTTACTTCATTCTTCGCTTTGTATGACTACCAGTGAATCTTAGTTAGATGGGATAGCTACTGAATGAAGAGACAGAGCTACAGATCTATTTCTAATATGCGTATCTAGACGCGTTTTAGTGTATAGACATatgtgaatctagacaaatctgtgACATCTAATTCGGGACTGTGGGAGTAGTTTATATACCATAGGGTACCATGCTGCTGGCTTGTCTGAATTTCACCGTTCTAAGTAGTTTTTTTTTCTCCCTCAAATCTGCAGAAATCTGCAAATATGATGTCAAAGTTGGCCCGCAATGCACCTTGAGACAATGAGGTGGCTGCTGCTGTGGAAGGGAACATGTATTTCGCTTGCTAGTATGATATGTAATGTCTGCTTATACTTCAGACATGGAAAGAACCAGGCATGTCCCTTTTCTAGTCTGAACTATCGACCGAATAAACAGTATGTAATGTGTGCTTGTACTTTGGATTTGGAAGAGCATTGAACGTGCCCTTCCTTGTCTGAATGGTCGACTAAATAAAACTGGCGACATAGTTTGCCATTCCTGCTTGTTACAGTGGCATTTTTGTTTGTAATTCCTGCTTGTACTTCAGACTTGGAGAACTATGCATGTGTTCTAGTCTGAATTATCGAAAACATAAACTGACTTGTATTGATGTGCACATGAATTGTCTCTCTTTTGAAGTAAATCTATAGTTTGGTGCGACCCCTGAAATACCAGTATATTTCATGAATCGCCGTCTTATTTGCGACTGCACAACATGGCGAACCAAGTCATAGATTTTGTGGTTATCAGCAAATGATGGTATTTTCAGTAAGATGTGCTAATCAAAAGGAGCAGGGAAGGGAAAGATAGTAAATGTTGTTTCTGCGATGAAATTTAGACTACAGATAATATCATCTTTGATTGTAAGCTTGCTACATATTTATGGGGGTTGTTAAAATGTGCCACTGGCATTGTTGATGTGCCAAAGCACTTTCATGAGATAAGTgtctggattttttttttctgttaaacctaggattttgaTAGCTATGGGTGTAGCTGCGCTAATCTAGCCACCTTGGAAGATTAGAAATGTAGTTTTATGTCATGTTTACCATTGTAATCCTACTAGTGTGATGTATCAGGCTTCACGTTGGATTAGCTTCTAGGCTGATTTGCAGAAAACAAACGCCCAGCCGAGCCAACGCAAGGGTCTGCCAAAAGTGGCTTCTGAATTCTTCAACAGGCAATCAAGCTGTGGTCCAATGACAAGGaggattggtgttggctgaacttGCCTGATGTTGGGgagttcttcgcctgaagaagttAATTGTTTCTCCTGGCGGGAGGGAGCAGGTAAACATTTACTATAATATGCCCGACTAGGCTTTGTATTGTATTTTTAAAATCTCTTTTGGTTCGGTTAGTTGTCTGGGTAGAGTAGATTGGTGCTTCTTCCTGATGCTTTGGATTGTAAAAACCTTGGTACTTTGGTTTCATGTGAATGAAATCGGGAGCGTGAGCTCCTCATTTCGTAAAGAAAACTCAGTTTTTGTACAGTGAATTCGCACAGTGAACGACAAAGAATCGTTAATTGGATTTAATTACTTCCTGTCAAGATACTTCCTCCTTCCCAAATTAGAATGGCTATTTTTGTTTTGTCAGAGTCAAACTTTAAAAGTTTGACTAACTATATAGATTGTAACGTGTAGTGATCAGAGAAAATATTTATCTACTCCATTCGGAAATCCATTTTGACTAGTGTGGATGCACCACTGCtggaaaaacatatttcgaaatgtctcaAAATTTTGGAAAAAATTCAAGGTTTACTTCCAGATATTATATGGCTGGCCTATGCAAAAAAGATAATTTTCAGTGCTCCAAAATAATTTTTCACTGacaattttttggtcttttttacaTGGGCCACCAAAATAATATTTTCCTGCAATATTTTTGTGACCTATCATAGGATGTCCGGATGTACACTACGATTTTTCCGTAATTATTTTACATTTTAAAAcggatttaaaatattttttttctaatAAGTATACATACACCTACGAGCCAAAATACCGCGTCCGTGTAGCAGGGCTGTAACTAACAATCGATTGTGAAACAGTAACACCTTATCAACAATTTTGGTGTCCAATGCAGTGATTAGTATGAATCGATGGACTCTTCTTCCAAGACTCACCTGGAAGATAACGAGACGCCAGTATTGCTTAAGCATAGCGAATTACTACAAGCCAGTGACTATTAATTAAGCAGAGCATCGGCCGGTGATTAGCAGATCATCAGTGAGAACCCGGCCGCGCCGTCATGTAAATGTGCATGTATAAGTACATACTTAGGCAGAGCGCGCGCGTCGTCTTCGTCCCTACGCCTGGTCGCGCTCTGGACGCGGGGTGGGCGGCTCCTGGGGCTCCGGCTCGGCGTTGAGGTCGAGGGCGATGCTGGCGGGACGCCGTGGCGGCGTGGCGTTGCCGGCTACGGGCAGTTGCTGCTGCCGCAGCGCCGGAACCGCCGCCGGCGTCGGAGCGGGCTGCGCGAAGTCCGCCATGGAGAAGCTGGGGCGCCACGGCGCCGGCACGTGCGTGGGAGCCTGGGCCCCCGCTCGGGCGCCGGAGACGGGGCGGCGGTAGGCGTCGCGcatgcggtggtggcggcggaggatggCGCAGAACTCCTCGACATCGGCGTCGGACACCTCGTCGAcggtggcagcggcagcggccgGGCGCTTGCGCTTGCCCGCGGTGGTGGGCGGATCCATGGCGGCAGCCAAGCGTAGCTTGGGATTGGACGTTTGGTGGGTGTGTGCGCGCGTTGTGTCTTGGAGGATTCTTTCAGAAGCTAAGTCGCAGAAAGATATATATATGGCGCGCGCGGGAAGAGAATCGCAGACAAACATTCTGAAATCTCAAAAGATTGAGTAGCGCGGCAACGAGGACATGTCCCCGGGAGAATGGCATGGGAAGACGTCACCGACGGCGATCCGGTGTGTCGTGGTCTGCCTCCGTCGGGAAAAGGTTGGCCCTCGAAGTCGAAGGGTCACGGCCGTTACACGTCCAACTTTCGAAGATGCCACCTGAAACAAACAGAAAGACTTTCAAAATGCACAGGAGTAGAGTGCAAAACAAATCGATGTTTTGGGTAAGAGGTCCATGGAATCTTACAAATTAAAGGAGTGGGCTCAGAATGGCCAGTGTACTGGCGTGACGCTCCAGGAGACCTATCCGGTGAAACCATCACCCAAACCAGAAAGATATGAAAGCACCGTGCGGAGGCAACTGCTCTAAATTTTTTGTTGGAAGAACCCTGCACGCACTCGCACTATTGGCCATTGTCAATTGCCGTTGCAGCCGAGATGCTCACACGTACTAGAGAAGAAGAAAGACCTCCACTGTCAGAACTTGTGGTACCCATCTCGATTGCTTTCGTAGCACCATTGAGCTCCACTAACATTGCGGAATCTGATGGCATGGCTAAAGTCCTCGCAAAACGAGTCCTACACACACCACACAACACAGATCATTGCAACATGTTACACATCATATGCACCTAACAAGCTCTTGGTTGTGCAATTTTTCATCCTACTTCCATATTTGTACACTACCTAATGTGGACATTACCCTTCGGATACCCAATATTAATCTACCTTCCTTGGCTCAATTAGGAGCCCACGAAGATTTCCCAAAGACCAAGGTGGACCCATACGCCAGTTTCAATAAAGGAGAACTACCAGGAGGCGgattcttgatggacaaggcaagaagacgtcgATACAAGAAAGActagattagatctcattgtaacctagtcgagttcggacaggactctcgggacctggcttgctatataaagaccaggagagggcctgccgaacaacaagaacaacagtACATAGAACCATCGCAACTTAGAGCACAAACCAAGAATCCTCGGCGAGTTGACCATagcagcctatcggctaccccattgtaacccgacatATTTGATAAATCAAGATCATACAAGCAGGAAGTCAgaattttacctcatcgagggccccgaacctgggtaaatctctctccccatctgttcggtatccgatgtctcctgctagcctgcaggattccatcaacactaagcccctcatggtgggcattgccgaggagctccctcgtcaattgtcgccgtctgtgggaacactGCTAGGACAAGGCACTTCATCGGCTGCTCCAATCATGTCGGCTACGTCTTCGCCGGCATCACCGATACCATCGGCTCCATCATCACCGAATTCGAGGAATTCGATTTATGGTGGATCCCTCGAGTTCACTCCGCACACCGACGCGTCGCGCTTGGCCCCTTTGGGGCTGCGCGGCGGCATGGACATGatgttcggcagcgtccacttcaTCGTCGACTCCGGAGGTTTCCTTTCGGCTCCCAGGCTCGATCGCGCCTCCTTTTTTATAACGGAAAATTACTACGGATCGTTGTCATTGAATCCGCATCAAGGGGAGTGGACGAGAGTCTAGTTACACATGTGTCAAGAAGGGAGAGAAACCAACGGCCCACTATCCCCACTATGCACGAGAATCAAGGAAACGCCTCGGTCAATGCGCCATGATCAGTCATTTCCTAACCGATCGTACAGATATAGGGTGCGCCCATTAGGTCATGTCCTGTCAATCAAGCTGCCGCATATGTCACGTCATTGATGATGACATCAAGGTTATCGTCTCCTCATTGATGAAGCACCCGAAAGAATCTTTCATTTTCGGctactcgacttgagtctacgcacggttacaaacatccgtccctagactcggggctactcccatcgggagcgctggacgcgcacccgataaaacaaatgaattcaaAGCAGAACGGACCCAAAGGTTCTGGCAAATCCAGGATCAAGAcccgggacttgattctgtgtaggttaacgtagttttgccatcggcagttaatcaACATTGATTTATCGAATAAGGTTGGGCTCGTTACTTCCATCCCTTAGGTACAACCAAACTGTATGACTTCACCCGAAGTCTTTGAAGACCCGATATACTAAAAGTTGTCGGATGACAAAGAAAGTTCAGAAAGCATCGACAGcaaaatcttcgagtagtacaacttgagtctacgcatggttgcaaacatccgtccctagactcgagGGGGCTACTCACATCggcagcgctggacgcgcacccgatatcaaGGAATTCCGACTCCATGGCAAAAAAGAAGATTCAATTTTCTTCGACAAGCAAGGATATTCAGATGAAGTCGATTATAGTCCCTTCCCAAAGCTTTACTcgaccagtcactcgggggctactgatgtgggcattacccttcaggcACCTGACACTAGTCTACCTCCCTTGGGCCAATTAGGGGCCCACGAAGATTGCCCAAAGACCAAGGTGGGCCCATACGTCGGTTCCAAAAAGGAGACCTACCAGGAGGCGgattcttgatggacaaggcaagaaggcgtCAATACAGAAAAGACTAGATTAAATctcattgtaacctagtcgagttcggacatgactctcgggacctggcctgctatataaagattgccgaacaacaagaacaacagtACGTAGAACCATCGTAACttagagcacaaaccctagaatccttgcctctcggcgagtcgaTCATAGCAGCCTATcgtctaccccattgtaacccgacatattcgataaatcaagatcagacaagcaggaagtaagggttttacctcatcgagggtcccgaacctaggtaaatctatCTCCCCGTttatttggtatccgatgtctcgtgctagcctgtaggattccgtcaaccctaagcccctcatgatgGACATTTTAGAGGAGCTCCCTCGTCACTACCTATCCTAGATTAGCGGAATTCATGGAAAATGgcacggtgatgacccacaagtatagggggtgtatcgtagtactttcgataaataagagtgtcgaacccaacgaggagcagaaggtgttgacaagcagtttcgatgaaggattcactgtaaatgctcacaaacaagtattcaggggttttgatatagcagatgaataaagtacaagtaagtaaagtgcgagagaaataattgcagcgagtggcccaatcctttttagcacaaaggacaagccggtttgtttacttataatgaccaatcgttcttgaggacacacgggaatttagtctagcgctttcgcttcatatagctgattaatcttcattgttttgataagtgttgtgtgggtgaacctatgctaatgcatcgcccttcctaggactaatacatacttgtgattataccccttgcaagcatccgcaactacaagaaagtaattaagataaatctaaccacgaccttaaactacgagatcctgctatccctcctgcatcgatataccaacgggggttcgggtttcgtcactccggcaaccccgcaattagcaaacgaatacaagatgtattcccctaggcccataaatggtgaagtatcatgtagtcgacgttcacatgacaccactagaagaataacaccacaacttaaatatcataacattgaatattatccaacataattcactactaacatttagacttcacccatgtcctcaagaactaaacgaactactcacgagacatcatatggaacatgatcagaggtgatatgatgatgaataacaatctgaacataaaccttggttcaatggtttcactcaatagcatcaataacaagtagaaatcaataccgggagagtttcccctatcaaacaatcaagatccaaccctaattgttacagcggtggagatggcgatgatgatgatggagatgatggtgatgacgacCCCAATGATGTCcatctcgatgacggtgacgatggcgtcgatttccccctccgggagggaatttccccgacagatttcagcctgccggagagctcttgtctctctggtgttttccgccccgcagaggcggctgtgactcttcgcgattatcctttggagcttaggttttcgggacgaagaagtacgcgaaggagaggaggccatagggggctgtgggcctcctccccacaaggcggcgcggccagggctgggcccgcgccggcctatggggggggcccatggcggccctcctcggctcctccttttggctatcttcgtcttctggaaaaataggattttcattataattcccgtcaattgctgatcttccgaaatattgcattctgacggtgcttttccagcgAATTCGactcggtgcgcgattctccaataatcatgaaacatgcaaaatagatgaaataacataagtatcatctctaaatatgaaaagatatcaatgaataacagtaaattatgatataaaatagtgatgcaaaatggacgtatcaactccccccaagcttagacttcacttgtccccaagcgaaactgaactcgataaacaagaccacatgtttatggagtgaagagtcgataaataaaatacggacaagaaccatcatattaattcacacaagacattctagtgaacaacttcctcatataattccacttgaaacaagtagaaggtacttatctattgagcagcgctctcatactaaagcttataacaaaacttgcatactcaatcataataatctcctcataatcattgataaccttcaaagctatattcattcagataaaacttgtactaaacaaggaggaATAAAAggtatgattaagtagatcacaatatagatggttggatcacaacaactcaattgcttgcttaagatggagagaaaataggtttactgactcaacatgaaagtaaaagataggcccttcgcagaaggaagcagggattaaatcatgtgctagagctttttaagttttgaaatcatatagagagcataaaagtaaggttttgagaggtgtttgttgttgtcaacgaatggtagtgggtattctaacccccttgccaaacagacttccaaagagcggctctcatgaaggacgttatctctaccagcaaggtagatcatccctcttctcttttgtttacacatgtactttagtttatttaaggatgacactcctcccaacctttgctttctcaagccatggctaaccgaatcctcgggtgctttcCAACatgtcacataccatgaaggagtgtctattgcaaaattaagttgcttactgatgaatcagggcaaaacatgtgaagataattattaatgaaagttaattaattggggctaggaaccccgttgccagctctttttgcaaa contains:
- the LOC124694945 gene encoding protein NEGATIVE REGULATOR OF RESISTANCE-like, producing MDPPTTAGKRKRPAAAAATVDEVSDADVEEFCAILRRHHRMRDAYRRPVSGARAGAQAPTHVPAPWRPSFSMADFAQPAPTPAAVPALRQQQLPVAGNATPPRRPASIALDLNAEPEPQEPPTPRPERDQA